From Novosphingobium resinovorum, the proteins below share one genomic window:
- a CDS encoding AraC family transcriptional regulator, translating to MAHQELAQQIARYAERDGIIETPIARLTLVRSGRGGEPVHMVQRPALCIIAQGSKRVLLGDAVIDYGPASYLVASLDLPITGAVTQASADAPYLCFCLYLDPALLSEIALTLPPLPAGTEERGGMTLHPMTPELIDAATRLTALLGDPANAPLLAPLIERELLVRLMTGPGAGILRAIASGESRTSQLAKAIAWLKTHFREPFSGPHLAALAGMSLSSFHDHFRRATAMTPLQYQKRLRLQEARALMLADRLDAAEAGFRVGYDSPSQFSREYRRLFGAPPVRDVGRLRAMPQRAMAI from the coding sequence ATGGCGCATCAAGAACTGGCTCAGCAGATTGCCCGATACGCCGAGCGAGACGGCATCATCGAGACGCCCATCGCTCGGCTCACGCTGGTCCGCTCGGGCCGGGGTGGCGAGCCGGTGCATATGGTGCAGCGTCCGGCGCTGTGCATCATCGCGCAGGGCAGCAAGCGCGTGCTGCTGGGCGATGCGGTGATCGACTATGGCCCTGCCAGCTATCTCGTCGCCTCACTCGATCTGCCCATCACAGGCGCTGTGACGCAGGCGAGCGCGGACGCGCCTTATCTCTGCTTCTGCCTCTATCTCGACCCCGCCCTGTTGTCGGAGATCGCGTTAACCCTGCCGCCTCTGCCGGCGGGCACGGAGGAGAGGGGTGGGATGACGCTGCACCCGATGACACCTGAACTGATTGACGCGGCGACGCGGTTGACGGCGCTGCTCGGCGATCCGGCGAACGCGCCGCTGCTCGCGCCGCTCATCGAGCGGGAATTGCTGGTGCGGCTGATGACCGGGCCGGGCGCGGGCATCCTGCGCGCGATAGCTAGCGGCGAAAGCCGCACCAGCCAGCTGGCCAAAGCGATCGCCTGGCTCAAGACCCATTTCCGCGAACCATTCAGCGGACCACACCTTGCCGCCCTTGCCGGCATGAGCCTGTCGAGCTTCCATGATCATTTTCGCCGGGCCACCGCCATGACTCCGCTGCAATATCAAAAACGGTTGCGGTTGCAGGAAGCGCGGGCGCTGATGTTGGCCGACCGCCTTGATGCGGCAGAGGCGGGCTTCCGAGTTGGCTATGACAGTCCCTCCCAGTTCAGCCGCGAATATCGTCGCCTCTTCGGCGCCCCACCTGTCCGCGACGTGGGGCGGTTAAGGGCAATGCCGCAGAGGGCCATGGCGATTTGA
- a CDS encoding YoaK family protein, giving the protein MIAYEKRFWVLAAMLAALAGFVDAIGFISLGGFFVSFMSGNSTRVAVGLVRDIPAAFIAGSLVLSFVFGVIAGTCVASRATRHRKPAVLALVTVLLTAAASLSEVTSHLPAAMVLAAAMGAENAVFQRNGEVSIGVTYMTGALVKLGQHIAAALMGGPKWNWAPYLILWASLVCGACLGASTFIRAGNVAIWMAVVAAASMTAYAAMAGPSKRAP; this is encoded by the coding sequence ATGATCGCCTATGAGAAGCGGTTCTGGGTGTTGGCGGCAATGCTCGCGGCCTTGGCTGGCTTCGTTGACGCAATCGGGTTCATCAGCCTCGGCGGCTTTTTCGTATCCTTCATGAGCGGCAATTCCACTCGCGTCGCGGTCGGGCTGGTTCGGGATATACCGGCAGCATTCATTGCCGGATCTTTGGTCTTGTCGTTCGTCTTCGGCGTGATCGCAGGAACGTGCGTCGCTTCCCGCGCCACCCGGCACCGAAAACCCGCAGTGCTGGCGCTCGTGACAGTGCTTCTCACCGCAGCAGCATCGTTGAGCGAAGTGACTTCCCACCTGCCGGCCGCGATGGTTCTCGCGGCGGCTATGGGCGCGGAGAATGCCGTCTTCCAGCGCAACGGCGAAGTTTCGATCGGGGTGACCTACATGACTGGTGCCTTGGTCAAGCTGGGGCAGCATATCGCTGCGGCTCTCATGGGCGGCCCGAAGTGGAATTGGGCACCTTACCTGATCTTGTGGGCATCCTTGGTTTGCGGGGCTTGCTTGGGCGCCTCCACCTTCATCCGGGCCGGTAACGTCGCGATCTGGATGGCCGTGGTCGCAGCCGCATCAATGACCGCATATGCTGCTATGGCAGGCCCATCGAAGCGCGCACCATAG
- a CDS encoding enoyl-CoA hydratase/isomerase family protein has protein sequence MAQVELFIEGRTARVHLNRPEARNALTFGMDVLLSQFWRQVDEDPEIWTVVLTAQGDEAFCIGADMSEARPAAPRLAVGGGLTGIGGPLVPLSKPLVAAAQGFCIGAGFELAMCADVIVAAENAQFGLPETRRGIIGECGVVHRAVRRLPHHVAMAMILTGERIDARAAERFGLVNQLVPLAGLSEAAMDWAARINKASPLANRAAKAAVARGLALPLEAALSSRFEEIERYAGSDDARERDAAIVQGRRPVWTGR, from the coding sequence ATGGCGCAAGTCGAACTGTTCATTGAAGGCCGCACGGCGCGCGTCCATCTCAATCGCCCCGAAGCCCGCAACGCGCTGACGTTCGGGATGGATGTCCTGCTCTCGCAGTTCTGGCGGCAGGTGGACGAGGATCCGGAGATCTGGACGGTCGTGCTGACGGCGCAAGGCGACGAGGCGTTCTGCATCGGCGCGGACATGTCCGAAGCCAGACCGGCGGCGCCGCGCCTGGCCGTTGGCGGCGGCCTGACCGGCATCGGCGGGCCGCTCGTCCCCCTGAGCAAGCCGCTGGTCGCGGCCGCACAGGGTTTCTGCATCGGCGCGGGGTTCGAACTGGCGATGTGCGCCGACGTCATAGTCGCTGCGGAGAATGCGCAGTTCGGCCTGCCGGAAACCCGCCGGGGCATCATCGGCGAATGCGGCGTGGTGCATCGGGCTGTGCGCAGGTTGCCGCATCATGTGGCGATGGCGATGATCCTCACCGGGGAGCGGATCGATGCCAGGGCGGCAGAACGCTTCGGGCTCGTCAATCAACTGGTTCCGCTTGCCGGGTTGTCCGAGGCGGCAATGGATTGGGCCGCGAGGATCAACAAGGCCTCTCCGCTGGCGAACCGGGCCGCCAAGGCCGCCGTCGCGCGAGGGTTGGCGCTCCCGCTCGAGGCGGCGCTGAGCAGCCGCTTCGAGGAGATCGAGCGTTACGCGGGCAGCGACGATGCGCGCGAGCGCGACGCCGCTATCGTGCAAGGGCGAAGACCTGTTTGGACTGGCCGTTGA
- a CDS encoding flotillin family protein, with protein MPDSLLNVLIYAGIVLLALIVIGIILTRLYRRATKDVALIRTGFGGEKVVLNGGIMVIPVLHELMQVRLTTVKLEVSRLNKDALITLDKLRVDVIGLFHIKVKPDAQSIAAAAQTLGDSVNSPDAVKSLLDGKLVSALRSVAATMTMEHLHANRADFIQKVQEALMTDLDMNGFQLESVSITHFDQTAFEHFNENNAFDAEGLTVLTRTIEERKKIRNDIVATNRVEIEQRNLEANNQSLEIAQAAEQARLTQEQTLSARRAEQATAIATAEAEQTRLAEIARITASQAQTVAQTEADKIIQTATIARDGAIQTATIERDRTIEIARITTAVQTAQKSEEESTATAAANEARALAVRAEESVATAKATEIANRNKNVAVIAATQRAQEEAVGITVAATAEKEAAEARASALRTEATAEADAEKVRAQGREAAFAVDAAGQAAINEATNLLNEAQTALLVRKAVLEALPAIIAAASKPMENIDRISILDARGLHGDAATGERGGPAANENLADAAVSAAMRYRVGGPLIDSLMTELGMNGGSLNGMLAASGVAEAAHAPAVAAPGAGPTPAPANPEPDVA; from the coding sequence GTGCCTGATTCGCTACTCAACGTCCTGATCTATGCCGGCATCGTGCTGCTGGCGCTCATCGTGATCGGCATCATCCTGACACGCCTCTATCGCCGCGCGACCAAGGACGTGGCGCTGATCCGCACCGGTTTCGGCGGGGAAAAGGTGGTGCTGAACGGCGGCATCATGGTGATCCCGGTGCTGCACGAACTGATGCAGGTGCGCCTGACCACAGTGAAGCTGGAAGTCTCGCGTCTCAACAAGGACGCGCTCATCACGCTCGACAAGCTGCGCGTCGATGTGATCGGCCTGTTCCATATCAAGGTGAAGCCCGATGCCCAGTCGATTGCCGCCGCCGCGCAAACGCTGGGCGATTCGGTGAACAGCCCCGATGCGGTGAAGTCGCTGCTCGATGGAAAGCTGGTCTCCGCTCTCCGCTCGGTCGCCGCTACGATGACCATGGAGCACCTGCACGCCAACCGCGCCGACTTCATCCAGAAGGTGCAGGAAGCGCTGATGACCGACCTGGACATGAACGGCTTCCAGCTCGAATCGGTCAGCATCACGCATTTCGACCAGACTGCGTTCGAACACTTCAACGAAAACAATGCCTTCGATGCTGAGGGCCTGACCGTGCTCACCCGCACGATCGAGGAACGCAAGAAGATCCGCAACGACATCGTCGCCACCAACCGTGTCGAGATCGAGCAGCGCAACCTGGAGGCGAACAACCAATCGCTGGAGATCGCCCAGGCGGCCGAGCAGGCGCGGCTGACGCAGGAGCAGACGCTTTCCGCCCGCCGTGCCGAGCAGGCGACCGCGATTGCCACCGCCGAAGCCGAGCAGACGCGCCTTGCCGAGATCGCGCGGATTACCGCCAGCCAGGCGCAGACAGTGGCCCAGACCGAGGCGGACAAGATCATCCAGACCGCCACGATCGCGCGCGACGGCGCGATCCAGACCGCTACCATCGAGCGGGACCGTACCATCGAGATCGCCCGCATCACTACTGCGGTGCAGACCGCGCAGAAGTCCGAGGAGGAATCGACCGCGACTGCCGCCGCCAACGAGGCGCGCGCGCTCGCCGTCCGGGCCGAGGAAAGCGTGGCGACGGCCAAGGCCACCGAAATCGCCAACCGTAATAAGAACGTGGCGGTCATCGCCGCCACCCAGCGCGCGCAGGAAGAGGCGGTGGGCATCACCGTCGCCGCCACGGCCGAAAAGGAAGCCGCCGAAGCCCGCGCCAGCGCCCTGCGCACCGAAGCTACCGCCGAGGCCGACGCCGAGAAGGTCCGTGCTCAGGGCCGCGAAGCCGCCTTCGCCGTCGATGCCGCCGGCCAGGCTGCGATCAACGAGGCGACCAACCTGCTCAACGAAGCGCAGACCGCGCTGCTCGTCCGCAAGGCCGTGCTGGAAGCCCTGCCCGCGATCATCGCGGCGGCCAGCAAGCCGATGGAAAACATCGACAGGATCAGCATCCTCGATGCCCGGGGCCTGCACGGCGATGCCGCCACCGGGGAGCGTGGTGGCCCTGCCGCGAACGAGAACCTTGCCGACGCGGCCGTCTCCGCCGCCATGCGCTATCGCGTGGGCGGCCCGCTGATTGATAGCCTCATGACCGAGCTGGGCATGAACGGCGGTTCGCTGAACGGTATGTTGGCCGCCAGCGGCGTAGCGGAAGCGGCGCACGCCCCCGCTGTTGCTGCGCCTGGCGCCGGCCCCACTCCGGCGCCTGCCAATCCCGAGCCGGACGTAGCCTGA
- a CDS encoding type II toxin-antitoxin system RelE/ParE family toxin, producing MEIESITDKALRRFVETGSTKGLIGDANRLRKMIAFIDAAGSLDELAIPPNYGLHRLTGDRDGTWSMAVTKNWRLNLPDHGRGR from the coding sequence GTGGAGATCGAGAGCATCACCGATAAGGCGCTGCGCCGTTTCGTGGAAACGGGTTCGACCAAAGGCCTTATCGGAGACGCCAATCGGCTCCGCAAGATGATTGCCTTCATCGACGCGGCCGGATCTCTGGATGAGCTTGCGATACCGCCGAACTATGGCCTGCACAGGCTGACGGGGGATCGCGACGGAACCTGGTCGATGGCCGTGACGAAGAACTGGCGCCTGAACCTTCCAGATCACGGGAGGGGGCGCTGA
- a CDS encoding HigA family addiction module antitoxin, producing MAIKLHPSIHVHAGEWLKSEIVQPYGLTVKALAEHFGVSRQALSTLFNGHSALTAEMAIRFEKAFGVKADTLMRMQTAFDLAQARAHEGDIAVGKLELTRAA from the coding sequence ATGGCGATTAAGCTGCATCCGTCGATCCACGTCCATGCCGGGGAGTGGCTCAAGTCCGAGATCGTGCAGCCTTACGGCCTGACGGTTAAGGCTCTGGCCGAACATTTCGGCGTCTCGCGTCAAGCATTGAGCACGTTGTTCAACGGGCATTCCGCTCTGACGGCAGAGATGGCTATCCGTTTCGAGAAGGCGTTTGGGGTGAAGGCCGATACCCTGATGCGCATGCAGACTGCTTTCGATCTGGCGCAAGCTCGTGCGCACGAGGGTGACATCGCAGTCGGCAAGCTGGAACTGACTCGCGCGGCTTGA
- a CDS encoding OB-fold-containig protein — MFSQMLTPAYLPFAFSFVLMIGIGLIEAIGLGLGQFDLDGDFSGDGDGGMLSWLGLGGELPILIWLTSLLGCFTLAGIALQQGMTAIGGAPLPWLGASGGALVAGAALNTFAANGLARILPGFETTVISTDDLLRQRGTILEGTARRGAPARAKVVDRHGQAHFVMVEPHDDADAISSGETALLVRREGQVFFAVPDRPASLRLP, encoded by the coding sequence ATGTTCTCGCAGATGCTGACGCCAGCCTACCTCCCTTTCGCGTTCTCCTTCGTGCTGATGATCGGTATCGGTCTGATCGAAGCCATCGGACTGGGCCTTGGCCAGTTCGATCTCGACGGCGATTTCAGCGGGGACGGCGATGGCGGGATGCTCAGCTGGCTGGGCCTGGGCGGCGAGTTGCCGATCCTGATCTGGCTCACCTCGCTGCTCGGCTGCTTCACGCTGGCCGGCATCGCGCTGCAACAGGGCATGACCGCGATCGGCGGCGCCCCGCTGCCCTGGCTGGGGGCCTCAGGCGGCGCTCTGGTTGCCGGCGCCGCGCTCAACACCTTCGCCGCCAACGGCCTGGCGCGCATCCTGCCAGGTTTCGAGACGACGGTGATCTCCACCGACGATTTGCTGCGGCAGCGCGGCACCATCCTCGAAGGCACCGCCCGTCGCGGCGCCCCGGCTCGCGCCAAGGTGGTGGACCGCCACGGCCAAGCCCACTTCGTGATGGTGGAGCCGCACGACGATGCTGATGCCATCTCCTCGGGTGAAACTGCGCTGCTGGTCCGGCGCGAGGGGCAAGTTTTCTTCGCAGTGCCCGATCGGCCTGCGTCCTTGCGACTGCCCTGA
- a CDS encoding SDR family oxidoreductase — protein sequence MAIEDKVIAITGASSGIGEGTARLLAARGAKLMLGARRTDRLAALAEELNAAGGTIAFRSLDVTDRSDFEAFIAATEAEYGRVDVLVNNAGLMPLSRFDSLKVDEWDRMIDVNIRGVLHGIAAALPRFKGQGSGQFVNVSSIGGYAVWPTCGVYSATKYAVRAISEALRMEHDDIRVTIIAPGVVESELAHTITDPVAAQAMVDFRSIALTPDAIARAIAYAVEQPADVDVNTLIVRPVRSTI from the coding sequence ATGGCTATAGAGGACAAGGTCATCGCGATTACCGGCGCCAGCAGCGGCATCGGCGAAGGCACGGCGCGGCTCCTGGCGGCGCGCGGCGCGAAGCTGATGCTGGGCGCACGCCGCACCGACCGGCTCGCAGCGCTGGCGGAGGAACTGAACGCAGCGGGAGGCACAATCGCCTTCCGGTCGCTCGACGTCACGGACCGCAGCGATTTCGAGGCGTTCATCGCCGCGACCGAGGCCGAATACGGCCGCGTTGATGTGCTGGTCAACAATGCGGGGCTGATGCCGCTGTCGCGCTTCGACAGCCTGAAGGTTGATGAATGGGACCGTATGATCGACGTCAACATCCGCGGTGTCCTGCACGGCATTGCCGCCGCCCTCCCTCGCTTCAAGGGCCAGGGCAGCGGCCAGTTCGTCAACGTTTCTTCTATCGGCGGCTATGCCGTGTGGCCGACCTGCGGCGTCTACAGCGCGACAAAATATGCAGTGCGCGCCATCTCGGAGGCGCTGCGCATGGAGCATGACGACATTCGCGTCACCATCATCGCGCCGGGCGTCGTGGAATCGGAACTGGCCCACACGATCACCGATCCGGTCGCGGCGCAGGCCATGGTCGATTTCCGCTCCATCGCGCTCACCCCGGACGCGATCGCGCGCGCCATCGCCTATGCGGTGGAGCAGCCGGCGGATGTGGACGTTAATACGCTGATCGTCCGGCCGGTCCGCTCAACAATCTGA